The Flavobacteriales bacterium genome contains a region encoding:
- a CDS encoding DUF1343 domain-containing protein produces the protein MRAKGIKLTFLLGFFCFMAYGQMLQAGAEQINRYRPLVYDRTVAVVANPTSTVAGTHLVDTLLSLDVDLKKVFALEHGFRGDVPDGEKIADGKDPKTGLPIVSLYGSHKKPTAEDLKGIDVVIFDIQDVGVRFYTFVSSMSYIMEACADNGVQMIVLDRPNPNGFYVDGPMNHLPEPSFIGLHPVPAVHGLTLGEYATMAIGEGWLNTENELSLTVVTCRDYTHETLYELPIPPSPNLRSMPAIYLYPSLCYFEGTSVSVGRGTDTPFQIVGAPWMPKGTIEFTPEGGYGSSSPKHEGELCHGYDLTTFGRDFIPADGQLNIFWLIDAFRQCPEGEVFFSRPDYFDLLAGGPTLREQIESGMTEEQIRASWQAELEQFKYKRKQYLLYPDFEDYRKAR, from the coding sequence ATGCGTGCTAAAGGTATAAAATTGACCTTCCTTTTGGGCTTCTTTTGTTTTATGGCCTACGGCCAGATGCTCCAGGCCGGTGCCGAACAGATCAATCGGTACCGGCCATTGGTCTACGACCGAACGGTGGCCGTTGTAGCCAACCCCACGTCTACGGTTGCAGGAACTCATTTGGTCGACACTCTTTTATCACTAGATGTCGACCTCAAAAAGGTATTTGCTCTCGAACACGGTTTCCGAGGAGATGTGCCCGACGGTGAAAAGATCGCAGACGGAAAAGACCCAAAGACCGGACTTCCGATCGTAAGTCTCTACGGTTCTCACAAAAAACCTACCGCTGAAGACCTCAAAGGTATTGACGTCGTTATATTCGATATTCAAGATGTCGGTGTGCGGTTCTACACCTTTGTAAGTTCCATGTCGTACATCATGGAAGCCTGTGCCGATAACGGAGTGCAAATGATCGTTCTCGACCGCCCCAACCCCAATGGGTTCTACGTCGATGGTCCAATGAATCACCTACCCGAACCGTCATTCATCGGCCTTCACCCGGTTCCAGCCGTTCACGGACTTACACTGGGCGAATACGCTACGATGGCAATAGGTGAGGGGTGGTTGAATACCGAAAATGAACTCAGCCTCACGGTTGTAACTTGTCGCGACTATACCCATGAAACGCTGTACGAGCTCCCCATCCCTCCATCGCCCAACTTGCGCTCCATGCCCGCCATCTACCTGTATCCATCGCTTTGCTATTTCGAAGGAACCAGTGTAAGCGTTGGCCGTGGAACCGACACCCCTTTTCAGATCGTAGGTGCTCCCTGGATGCCGAAGGGAACCATTGAATTCACGCCTGAGGGCGGATACGGATCGAGCAGCCCCAAACACGAAGGGGAGTTGTGCCACGGTTACGACCTTACTACCTTCGGTCGCGATTTTATTCCTGCCGACGGACAACTCAATATTTTCTGGCTCATCGATGCCTTCCGTCAATGCCCCGAAGGGGAAGTCTTTTTCTCGCGCCCCGACTATTTTGATTTGCTAGCGGGCGGACCTACACTCCGGGAGCAGATTGAGTCCGGAATGACCGAAGAGCAGATTCGCGCTAGCTGGCAAGCCGAGCTCGAACAGTTCAAGTACAAACGAAAACAGTACTTGCTGTATCCTGATTTTGAGGACTACAGAAAGGCACGATAG